The DNA segment TTGGGACACAGTCCTCCAGAGGCTCAGAACCAACCGCATATACAGAGAGACTTAGCATAAGGACACTGCTCGCGCATTCCTGTTGGCTTGGTGAAACGCAAACTCTGCAGAGTACAAGACCCAGGGAAGAGTCACGGCTGAGTCCAAGGGCTGTCTACTGGGAGGAATTCTCTCTTGCTGGAGGGAGGTTAGTCTGTGTTCTAGTAAGGCTTcgactgattggatgaggcccaccgcATCGTGGAGAACAATCAGCTTTACCTGGAGGccactgatttaaatgtcaaTCTTACCCGAAAACCGCAATCACAGAGACATCGAGAATACTGTTTAACTAAATACCacagcccagtcaagttgacgcATAAACTTAACCACCACAGCAAACAGTGGCTGTGAGAACGTATAAATGGTTGACGTGGTTGAACCATGAATTCTGTGTCTGGTGTCGTTCTAAACAATTACATGGAATAACTCATTGtattctgtgtgtatatgtgtggggggggggggattttggGTGTTATTATCCCCAGGTTGCATAACTTTTTGAAGATCATCAGCTGGGAGGCCGAGAGCCAGGATTTCAACCCAGGTTTGAACCCACCTGACTCCAGAGCGCCCATACCTCCAGCACATAGCCCCAGACATCAGGGCCCGCCCGCCCTCTTGTCACACGAGGGCCCTGCACGCCTGTCCCGAAGGATGTATGAACACCACCATCAGCCTTTGACGAAGTTGGccggtcccccccgcccccgccagagAGACCACCAACTTAAGTAACAAGCATTTATTGGGTGGCATCAGAACGAATCTCATTGCCCCCTCACAGTGTAGCATCAGTGGAACCGGGAACATCTCCAGCACCTCTCCCCAGCAGACTGCGCTGGCCTCTCCAGGGAACAACGCGGAACTTGGAAGGCAACAGCAACGTGGAAGGACGCCTGGGGAGCATCATACCCTGACCGTGGGCCAGTGTAGAACCATGGTGCTTGGGGGCCAGCCCCATGGGGGACTCCAGGCCGGCTGTCCTTGAGGCAGGGCCAGCACTCTCAGGGTCCCCTGGGAACTGTCCTCCAGAGTCACCCCTTACTAATCCCCGGCCGCCTGCAATCCAACTAGCAGGTTTTGGGGAATTTCCACCTACTGGCTGCATCAAAGAAGGGGCCACTAGGGCCCAGTCCACATGGAGCCACTTCTGTGCGAAGGAGGGAAGGTTCTACAGGCAATCCCCAGCCCGGGCCGGACGGGAACTCAAGCTGGCTCTCGGGTCAGAAGAAGGTGGCAGCAAAGTCTCCCTGGGCCTGTTCTACCTCGGCCAGTGGAGACTGAGCTCCTGAGGGGGAACCCCAGGCCCACCACATAGAGACTGCCAGGAATCGCATGGCCTCCAAAGAACACAGGTACCCTGGAGAAAGGCACACGGGTGTCTAAGGCATGTGGTCAGGCAGAAGTACCCGCTGGCTAGGACAGCTAGTGAGGACGGTGGGCGGCCCAGATCCAAGAGGGCAAGGCCAGCTGGTGTCCTCTGTGCCCTGCAGGCCACCCTGGGTCACACCGAATCCCGGAGAGCCGGAGGAGCCGAGGCCAAGGCCAGGAGTCCCTGTGGATGCTGAGGTTTGCCAAGGGTCCCAGAGCTGCCTCCGTTTCCCCCAGATGATCCCGGGAGCTCTGTTACTGCCGTTCCCCAGGTCCCTCAGCCAGCGGGCCggaaaagagaggcaaagaaCTGACAGGGCACCAGGTCAGACCTACCAGACAGAAGTTCTAGCACAGCCGGTGAGACGGGGGAGTGGCCCTGTTCCTCCCCAGCATGGTCTCAAACTAGAGCCTGCACCTGCCCCTGCAGGGTGGGACAGGCCAGGATGTGGGCcggtgtggggcggggggggatagGTCTTGGCCCTGGGAAGGGGGCCGTCCACGGGGAGCGAGTTGAAGGGGCTGGAGTGGGGCCGGTGTGCACCGATCAGCCGTCTGGACGGACAGGTGGACGGCAAAGGTGCGAAGCGGGGCTCACTGCATGTATGAGTAGCGCCAATCCCCCAGAGGCTCGTGGGTCTCCTTGATGACCTGGGGCGACGTCCACCGCAGGATGTAGTGGGGCCCTCCGGGCTTGTCATTGGTTCCTGTGGAAAAGATAGCTCCGTTTTTCTCTGAAATGACACAGCAGCTCCGGGCGGAAGGGAAAGGGGGCGGGGAAGAGTTGACGGAATAACGGGGACACTGGCACAGGCAACAAGCAGCTGAACTAAAACGAAACGTGTGCACAGGGCCAAGGTTTCCCGAGCGCATCTGTGCAGCACACGGGGCCGGAGGTCAGGGGAGGCCGGAACCAGTGAGCACAGGAGGCCCCCGCTCCCCGGGTCTGTGTGCCCCACCCGCAAGGAGTGTCTGGGAGCACTGTGGAGACAGCACCGCgctgggagccaggagccccGGGGCCTGGCCTGGGCTGTGCCACAGGGCGGCTGGGACCTGGGGCAAGTGCCAGCCCACGCTGAGTCTCGGTTTCCCCAACTGCAACACGAGGACGCTGAAGTGACCGGAGCATGGTGGTAAGAGGTGTGGGTGTTGGAACCAAAATGCCAGCTCCACCACCTCCCAGCCATGTGCCCTCGAacaagtcacttcccctccctgtgcctcagtttactcctcTGTAAAACGGGAAGACAGCCCAGCGCCTCACCCACAGTGTTTCCTATTACTCTGAACACCCTTGAGATGAGGCGATCGAGGTCTCCTGCCAGGAACTCGCCTCCCCTCTGGAAAGGGGGACCCACTCACCAGAGGCTCGGGCCCCCCCAAAGGGCTGCTGGCCCACCACCGAGCCAGTGGACTTGTCGTTGATGTAGAAGTTGCCGGCGGCGTTCCTCAGCATTGTGGTGGCCTCCTGGACAACATCCCTACAAGGCAGGACACTGATAAAAGGGCAGCCGgctcccctcccaccagccccaggTCCGACCTCCCCCACCATGCAGCCCAGCCCACACCGGCTGCCCAGCTGAAGCACTAGGCCGAGCTCGGGCCCATGACACGGGCCAGCCACAGGCAGCGTCTTAGAGCCTCTGAGCCTCTTCTGGAAAGTGGTTAGCATGGCCTCCCTCACGGGGCTGCTGCACGAGCTGACCAAGAGGTCAGGCTGCGTGCGAGCGGCCCATCCTGGTCCAGttttcctgcctccccccccccccaacgggAGCTTGGGGAACCTCCACACCACCACCCTGATCCCAGCTTCCAATCCCAACTCCACGCTCTTAGAGACAGGCAGGACGGCAGCTGGCGCCACGGAGGAAGGAAAAGCCAAGACTCAGGCTTGGCACCTTGGCCCCCAGGCTCAAATATGGCCTCTGCGAGATAAGGCAGTATGCTCCTGGCCCCTGAGCCCAATTCTTCTGCTCTGCAGCATGAGGCAAGGACCCTCAGTGGGACCCCATCAGACCCAGAGGAGCCGGTCAAACCAGCCACGCCCCCAATAAGGGGACCCCAGAATCTACATTTCAAAAAAGAGTCTTGTACCCCTGCTGGGGAGGCCTGCCTGCCGGTCAGGGCtgaggtgaggggaaggggcagcgTTATTTCAAGGATCCAAGTCCAGGAGGGCGCTCGTGGGGTGGCGGGGGCAGGACACCAGGCCAAGAGCAGAAGGGCGGCCGCCACTCACTTATCCTGGGCGAACACTGCCCCCGTGAGGCCGTAGCTGCTGGTGCTGTCGACCAGCCGCAGCGTCTCCTTGTACTTGTCGTCCGGGTAGACGTACACGGTCAGCACGGGCCCGAAGATCTCCTGAGACGGAAGGAAGCCCTGGGGTcagacaccccaccccccctgccgCCCCCGGACCAGAGCCCCAAGGCCTCCCCGTCCCCctgctctggcctctgcctctccctagtCCCCGGGGCTCGGCCCACAGCTCCGCACCTGCACAAAGAGCCAGGCGTCTGCCGCTGGGCTCCCTCAGGAGACGGCAacactctgccctgccctgcccgccccACCCTGACCTGGCAAAGGACCTGAGGGAGCTTGCTGGCCCTCCTGGCCAGCCACCCCTGTCCCCTCCACCACCCCTGCACTGCCATCCTGGGCGAGTGCCTTGACTTCTCCGCCTCCGTTGGTCACCTGTAACACGGGAATGGGAACGGCCCCTCCTCTCAGACAGGTGCccagagttaagagtctgtaAGTGTTCGCCGTTAAGGTCACGACAGCAGCTTGGTGGCCGCGAACGGCAGAAGTGCTATGACACCAGCAGGGTCAGCGGTGTCAAGGACAGAGCACCGGATCTGGGGTCAGTGGGCCTGGCCCCGCTCTCCCGGGGACTGAGACACTCCCTTTCCGGGACCTACCTCACAttcctgtctgtgaaatgggataataTTGCGAGGAGAAACCCACGTGCAAGGGCCCACGTGCGCTGTGCTCGGGTGGGAGACTGTTCTCTACGCCCCAGTCACCTCCTTCATGATGGGCTCCCGTGGGTCCTTGCTCTCAATGATGCAGGGTTCCACGAAGTAGCCCACGGAGTCGTCGCACTTGCCCCCGGCCAGGACGGTGAGGCTGGGCGAGGAGCGGGCGTGCTCCAGCCACTTCTTGATGCGGCCGAAGGACtggggttggggatgggggggggaggaggggtgtcaCAGACCAGCCGGAGGTGATGACAAGCAGCAGTGCCCCCAACACACCCCAAAGGGCCCGAATTCTGAAACCGGAGGGGGGAGATGGGAAGAGGGCAAAAGCCAGGATCCGGCGGAGTCACGGCAGAGACAAGGGCAGATGTGCACATGCGTGTGAGAGCGTttgtgagaatgtgtgtgtggtaGAGCCACAACTACACCTACAGAAACACAACGCGCACAATAACATACGCACGCACCTACGCGAGGTCACGCGTCTTCACATTTAGGTACGTGCGTAAATACACCTGCCCGTTACGTGTACATTCACGAATGCAGATTGACGTGCACCTGCGTATGTGTGAACACACGCACGAacacgcacgcgtgcacacagaTGTATCTGTTTCTGTTGGAGATACGTGCGCACCTTCGTGCACGTGGACGTGGATGTCTATGTGGGTGACTTACACGCACGCCTGCACACCAAGACCGCGAATGGGCTTGCAGACGGGCACGTACAAGTGCACGTGTGTTTGGGCTCATGCTGCAGACGTGCAGGCCCATCTGGGTGTGTATGCATGTGAACCAGGGGGCGACTCGTCGAGCCTGGTTGCAGGGTGTGTGGGAAGCAAGTTCTCCGGTGGTGGACATTTCTGCCTTTTTCAAGCTCAGGGCGGGCGTGTCTGTGGGGCTGTCGGACCGTGGGCCTTGCCTGGAGCAGTGAGGCCGggtcgcgccccccccccccccgtcaagaGCCCTGcgtctcctccctctcccacccaggcCAGGGCTCAGCCCCCCGGGAACGCCTGCTCCGTGCCCGTACCTTGGCATCGATCACTGCAGAGAAGAAGGTCCCAAAATCCTCTGCTGGCTGGAGGCAAGGGAGGCACCGGAAGACAGAGTCACCGAgtcactgcaggctgcaggccGGAGACAAAGGGAGCCCCCTCCCCGCGCATCCAGGGCCTGCCACCGCCAAAGCCACAGCGCGGGAGCCTTCAATCCCATCAGCCACCCGCTGGGTGCCACTCACGTCGCCCACTTTGATCCTGCCGTGCTCCTCCAGCAGCCGCCCTTTGATCTGCGGCCACAGCGACTGAGGCACGTAGAGGCGGGAGCAGGCTGAGCACTTCTGGCCGCCATACTCGAAGGCCGAGCGCAGGGTCCCGCTCACCACGCTGTCCACATCGGCCGAGCGGTGCACGAAGTGGAAGTTCTTCCCGCCACACtctgcaggggggagggggcgcgggtgGAGCGCAGGCCTCTCGGCAGCTGCACCTGTCCGCAGGGGCGCCCAGCCCCAACACCCAGCGTACGGCCTCGGGAGAAGGCAGGGCCACAGCCGGACATCATCCCGGAAGCCGGTGAGCCAGGCCCCTGTCCCGCTCCAcggctgaggaaactgaggcgggggcaggggtgcCGCCCACCATCGAGGCAGAAAAAGAACCAGAATCCCAGGCTCCCAGGAGCCAATCTACTCCCAGACGTGGGCACGGCTTGCTTTGCACCTTGCCAACCCCCCAACCCAGCGAGAGGAGAGGGGTCCGCTCCACGTCGGCCCCGAGGGCTGGCCCCTCTTCCCTACCCACGGCGGCGACACCCTTCCCCAGGCTCCTCAGGCCCCGGCTTCCTCCCACATCAGCTAACAGCAGCTCCCGTCACAAGGCACTAACCGCCCGCCAGGCTCTGCTCAAAGCGCTTTCTGCTTTGTCTCACTAAAGCCTCACgacagcccccccctccccccaccgttATCGTTCCCATTTTAAAGACAGGAAAACTGAAGACGCTTCTGGCTGGCTCGGCAGATAGCacctgagactcttgatctctgggtcgtgaGCTCCAGtcagagcctctctctccctcagggcacagtgggaaggaggcagagaagagaaaaccgTGGAcagctccctgctccccaccttaTAAAGGGCGGCACTGGGGTGCAGATGCCACAGCCGGCTGAGGGTGCACCTTCCCtgaccgcccccaccccccccccccatcggaGCTCGGACCACCTCAGGAGCAAGAATGCCGAACCACCAGCCCCCGCGCTGCCTTGGACGGCCCTGGGGCCTCCGCACACGCCCTCTTTCCCTCCTCGAATTCTGCGCTGCTCTCGTCACGGCCCAGCATCACCATCTGCACGCCCACTATCTGCCTCCGTTCCTGGAACACGAGTTCCTGAGGGCTGGGTCTGTGTCTCTTGCCATCACGCGTCCCTGGTCTCCAGAAATGCCTACGTAGACgcttaacattttatttgctgaatgacaaatgaatgaaggaacggatggatggctggatggatggacggatggaaaAATGCTCATTCTGAGGCCAAAGTCCTTGGTGCGACCCCCTGGATCTAGCACAGCTGAGGCTCCGCCCCTAAGCCCCTCACTTCTCAGCTTCCACAGGGCTGCCCCACCTATGGGGGCCtcacctctgcctctttctcttcctccttcatgATGGCCAGGGGACGGTCCCTGGGGCCACGGGGGAGGGTGCCAGGAGAGGGGCCCTTACCTCCAGCCAGGCGTGGGAAGGTGCGGAACCGGTCCAGGTTCTGGGCCACCTGCTTCCACAGGTGTTTGAAGGTGCTGAAACCAGAGGGGAGCGCAAGGCTTAGGAAGCCAGCTGAGGTCGCTGAGACAGCGAgggccctggggggtggggagtaggcACCACCCCAGGAAGAGACCCAAAAGCCTagcgggtgggggcaggggtcccAGCGAGGGTGGCAGGGAACTGAGTAGGCGGGGGCAGGTGAGACACCTGGAGAAAGGTGACGTCTGGGGCCCAGGGGGAGGCAGCAACGGCAGGCCTGGAGGCAAGAAGACGCAGAGAAGGTCGCGCGGGGGTCCTGCCTCAGACGCTCACGGCCACGTGACCTGACACTCATGActcgacctctctgagcctcaaaccGTGCACCCCGCCCGGGCACGGGAGCGAACAACCCACCCGGCAGAGCTGTTCCGTGGCAGCTCTAATGTGGGTCAAGTGCTCAGGTCAGCGAAGCCGCGCTTCAGGTGCCCCGTGGGGGGCCAGACGCCGCCATGGTCTGGGAGGGGCGCCCCCAGCCCAGCGCCCGGGGCTCTAGAGGCCAAACCAAGGGGCGCCCTGGGAGAGAGAGCTCAGGCCCCCGCCTCGTCCCCAAGATCCAAGTGTGACCAACCTCAGCaccacaaaacaataaaaatgctaATCACCAGGGAGCCTGCGACACAGTGGCTAATACTAATTTATGACTTTCCTACCTTTAAGCCCGCTGCTCGTCAGAGCATGGCAAATGGGGGCCAGGCCCGCTCCGCCCGCTAAGAGGCAGGGACCCGTAGGGCCCGCACTGGCAGAGCGGGGCTTTTCGGAAAACAGTCCTCCTCGGCAGTTCTAACGCCGCCACCGGGAGGGGGGTAGGGGAGCCTGAGGCCGGGGAAGGGAGACTGGAGGCCACCGCAGGGGTCCCCAGGGACACCTGGAAGGACCCCAGTGCCGACCCCGACATCTCCACTCAGATGACCCTCGGGCACCTCAAGCTCCAAGTGACCAGcaggtgattcatcactttcacCCGAGCCCTCCAGACGCCCACCTCGGTGCCCTCTGGGCCCCTCTGCCAGAGCCCGGACGttcccacacacacccctcctccaCTAATCCGACTCCTCGGACAAGTGACCGCATCTCCCTGCCACTTGCTCTCTGGGATCCATTCCCCCCGTCTCTACTCCGGTCAGGCGTCTGCTGTCCCTCCCTAGACGCGGACACGCGGACAGCCTCCTCACTGGTCTCCCGCTTCTGGCCGCTAGCGACTTGTGCACAGGGCAGTCGAAGTGATCATCTAGGACACAGGCTGCGAACGCAGGGGCCCAGCAGGACCAGGCTGGGAACAGATGACCAAGTATGCAGACAGCCAGGGCCTGGTGAGGGTGACAGGGACCACAGAGCACCCGGACCCCACCTCCAGCCAGGGGGTGCCATGGGGGACACGGAGGCCCAGCGGGCTCAGGTTCCCAAAAGAAGCTTGAAATCTCAACTGGGGTTTTGCATGAAACTGCCCCAACTGTACCAGGTTGATCGATCTTGATAAGGAGTCAAAGAGAACAGAGCCACTTCCCACGTCCAGCTGGAGAACTACCATTTGCAATCTTTGCTCGAAACCAAGCTGCTTAATGCACACCCCCACGTGTAAAGCTTCCTGTGGCTCCCGTCACCTTCGGGATGAAGTGCGGACACCCCGGCGGGCTCTCAGGGCCTCACAGTCATGGGACTAAACCTCCCGAAAGGCAGGACTTGTCCATCCACCTGTTCGCTGGACATACACCTGCCGGTGAGTAAGTGAGGAGTCACGATCGAACCACTTCCTGTCCGTACTCGCTCACCTCGGCCCCGGAACTCTACGCTCCAAGCCACAGGGAACCACCACCTCCCAAGGCGCAGGGGCTCTGGCCTGGAGGCCCTGCATGTGCTGCTCCCTCTCCTACaacattctccctcccccctctctgctcagCCGTCTCCTCTGCTTAGATGCCACCTCCTCCGAGAAGCCTTCCTGACTCTCCTCCTCCAATTCATTCCAagctccctgtgcccctcccagtGACAGTAGTGGCATCAAACTCAGCGTCACCGAACATCCGTAGGCTGTATCCTGCCTGTGAAGCTCTTCCTCTTTGCTAACTCACCAGACCCTCACGATGACTCTACAAGGTAGGGACCATCGTTCCTGGTGAACAGGTCaagaaacggaggctcagagaggtgacgtGGGCCACCGGTGGCCAAACAGCAAGTCAGTGGGTATGGTCAGTGCCCGACCGCCAGCTCCCACACTGAGGTCGTGAGGCGGCCGCTTGGCAAACGTCCCCACGCCACCCGGCCCGCCCCAACCCGGGGACTTACGGCACGCTGCCTGTGAAGTTGATGCCACAGAGGTGCTCTGAGCTGGTGACAGTGTTCCCAAACGTGGGCCCGTCAGCTGGCACAAACTGGATGATATTGGGGGGCAGGCCAGCCTCCCGGAGGATGCGGTAGACAGCGGAGCTGGCCAGCATGGCTGTGTCACTGGGCTTCCACAGGACCACGTTGCCCTGCCCGGGAGACACGGTGACGAGTCACAAGGCCAGGAGTCACCAGGCCCGACTCCCATCCCATCCCGAAGCACACCCATCCCTCACCTGGAACCGCCAGGCCCCTGGGCAGGCCAGCATGTCCCCTACAGGACCCCACTCCTCCTCCAGGTGTCGGACACGGTGCTCAAAAAGCCCTAAGTCAGTGAGACCAcaccctgccctgcccgccccccgcACTCTGGCCAAGGCCACTCTTCCTCTGGAAGCCTGTACAGACTGGTCCTGCCAGCACCCCTCAGGCAGGTCTGTTCTGGGTGTTTCCATGACACTGGGCACTCACTGGGTGTGGCCGGGCAAGCGCTCACAGGGCTGTCTCTACACGTGTCCTGGGCGAAGACACGTGGGCGCCTGGGCGTGTGCGTGTCTGTCTGGGTGCGGATGCACAAGGACAGCCCGGGGCAGGACCATCCTCAAGATCAGCCAGCCGCCCCACGTGGGGCCCAGGCCCCGCCAGTGTCAGCCCTCCCTCGAGCCACCTCCAAAGGCAGGGAGGCATCAGCCCCATTCAGCAGGAGCTCATGAGGGTGACGGCTGCCTCCACCCTGACAAGGGCAGGGGAGCCAGGGACTTTGAATCCTCATCTGTGTCACCATTTCCTAGATCTGACAGATAAATCAGAGAGTACACAGCAGGCGCTCAAAAGCGATGTGTCATCACCATCAACGTTCTCCACATACGGAGCCCGCACCAGGCCAGATGTGACCCGCGCGCGGCTTCGCTCGCTCATCACAACCCTATTATACATGGGCTTCCCTAGATCTCcacttgg comes from the Acinonyx jubatus isolate Ajub_Pintada_27869175 chromosome C1, VMU_Ajub_asm_v1.0, whole genome shotgun sequence genome and includes:
- the ALDH4A1 gene encoding delta-1-pyrroline-5-carboxylate dehydrogenase, mitochondrial, which translates into the protein MLPLCPALRRALQARPWRGPGLRWRHTPSLTVANEPVLAFTQGSPERDALEKALKDLKGRTEAIPCVVGDEEVWTSDVRYQVSPFNHGHKVAKFCYADKALLNRAIEAALAARKEWDLKPVADRAQIFLKAADMLSGPRRAEVLAKTMVGQGKTVIQAEIDAAAELIDFFRFNAKFAVELEGQQPLSVPPSSNSVVYRGLEGFVAAISPFNFTAIGGNLAGAPALMGNVVLWKPSDTAMLASSAVYRILREAGLPPNIIQFVPADGPTFGNTVTSSEHLCGINFTGSVPTFKHLWKQVAQNLDRFRTFPRLAGECGGKNFHFVHRSADVDSVVSGTLRSAFEYGGQKCSACSRLYVPQSLWPQIKGRLLEEHGRIKVGDPAEDFGTFFSAVIDAKSFGRIKKWLEHARSSPSLTVLAGGKCDDSVGYFVEPCIIESKDPREPIMKEEIFGPVLTVYVYPDDKYKETLRLVDSTSSYGLTGAVFAQDKDVVQEATTMLRNAAGNFYINDKSTGSVVGQQPFGGARASGTNDKPGGPHYILRWTSPQVIKETHEPLGDWRYSYMQ